A portion of the Chaetodon trifascialis isolate fChaTrf1 chromosome 7, fChaTrf1.hap1, whole genome shotgun sequence genome contains these proteins:
- the ubr5 gene encoding E3 ubiquitin-protein ligase UBR5 isoform X1, protein MTSIHFVVHPLPGTEDQLNDRLREVSEKLNKYSYNSHPHLSLLEQATLKQCVVGPNHAGFLLEDGRVCRISFAVQPDRLELSKPDGSDGSKLSSGSGTGRSSRPGRTSDPPWFLSGSDTLGRLAGNTLGSRWSSGVNGGSGGGGSGGGAGGGGAGGGSSGGGGSGGGGGGGGTSGRSSTAARDSRRQTRVIRTGRDRGSGLLGSQPQPVIPASVIPEELITQAQVVLQGKSRSVIIRELQRTNLDVNLAVNNLLSRDDEDGDDGDDTASESYLPGEDLMSLLDADIHSAHPSVIIDADAMFSEDISYFGYPSFRRSSLSRLGSSRVLLLPLERDSELLRERESVLRLRERRWLDGASFDTERGSTSREGEPSLDKKSIPVQSPVSLGEELQWWPDKDGVKFVSIGAMFSELVAVSSKGELYQWKWSEPEPYRNAQNPSIHHPRVSFLGLANEKITLFSANSIRATVATETNKVATWVDDTLSTVASKLEHSAQAFPELQGERMVSLHCCALYTCAQLENSLYWWGVVPFSQRKKMLEKARAKNKKPKSSAGISSIPNITVGTQVCLRNNPLYHAGAVAFSVSAGIPKVGVLLESVWNMNDSCRFQLRSPESLKNMEKTTKTQEIKTESKPELVKTEMGPPPSPASTCSDTSSIASSASLPYKRRRSTPAPKEEEKVNEEQWPLREVVFVEDVKNVPVGKVLKVDGAYVAVRFPGTSSSMSNQSAAAPADSDPSSLLQDCRLLRIDELQVVKTGGTPKVPDCFQRTPKKLCIPEKAEILAVNVDSKGVHAVLKTGNWVRYCIFDLATGKAEQENNFPTSNLAFLGQSERNVAIFTAGQESPIILRDGNGTIYPMAKDCMGGIRDPDWLDLPPINSLGMGVHSLANLPSNSTIKKKAAIIIMAVEKQTLMQHVLRCDYEACRQYLVNLEQAFLLDQGSQALGTLLDHRCDGNRNILHAAVSVCFPVSNKETKEEEEAERSERNTFAERLSAVEAIANAISVVSSNSSGNRTGSSSSRGLRLREMMRRSLRAAGLGRHESGPSSSDHQDPVSPPIAPPSWVPDPPPMDPDGDIDFILAPAVGSLTTASTGTSQGPSTSTIPGPSTESSVVESKDRKANAHLILKLMCDSVVLRPHLRELLSAKDARGMTPFMLAVSGRAYPAAITVLEAAQKMAKMGDPGIAEKEDADSVFMEMICPSGTNPDDSPLYVLCCNDTCSFTWTGAEHINQDIFECRTCGLLESLCCCTECARVCHKGHDCKLKRTSPTAYCDCWEKCKCKTLIAGQKAARLDLLYRLLTTTNLVTTPNSRGEHILLFLVQTVARQSVEHCQYRPPRIREDRNRKAANAEDSDMPDHDLEPPRFAQLALERVLQDWNALKSMIMFGSQENKDPLSASSRIAHLLPEEQVYLNQQSGTIRLDCFTHCLIVKCAPDITFIDTLLGTLVKELQNKYTPGRREEAINVTRRFLRSVARVFVILSVEMASSKKKNNFIPQPIGKCRRVFQALLPYAVEELCNVAESLIVPVRMGIARPTAPFTLASTSIDAVQGSEELFSVEPLPPRPSPDQSSSSSQTAASYIIRNPQPRRSSQSQPVRGRDEEQDDIVSADVEEVEVVEGVAGEEDHHDDQEEQGEENAEAEGQHDEHDEDGSDMELDLLAAAETESDSESNHSNQDNASGRRSVVTAATAGSEAGASSVPAFFSEDDSQSNDSSDSDSSSSQSDDVDQETFLLDEPLERTTSASHANSAAQAPRSMQWAVRNTPSQRATGSAPSSSSTPAASSTGLIYIDPTNLRRSSAISSSAAAAAAALEASNSSSYLTSASSLARAYSIVIRQISDLMSLIPKYNHLVYSQYPAAVKLTYQDAVNLQNYVEEKLIPTWNWMVSIMDSTEAQLRYGSALSSAGDPGHPSHPLHASQHSARRERMTAREEASLRTLEGRRRAATLLTARQGMMSARGDFLNYALSLMRSHNDEHSDVLPVLDVCSLKHVAYVFQALIYWIKAMNQQTTLDTPQMDRKRNREILELGLDNEDSEHENDEDTNQSSTLQDKDEDPVPAETGQNHPFFRRSDSMTFLGCIPPNPFDVPLAEAIPLADQPHLLQPNARKEDLFGRPSQGLYSSSYMASKGLAEASMDRNCLEVNMGSSLPSPSQILPTKMSYSANLKNVMSMETGQRGTGNQPLAEQELEASKPGPSPHDLAAQLKSSLLAEIGLTESDGPPLPSFRPHCSFMGMMISHDMLLGRWRLSLELFGRVFMEDVGAEPGSILTELGGFEVKESKFRREMEKLRNLQSRDLALEVDRDRDQLIQQTMRQLNTHFGRRCTTTPMAVHRVKVTFKDEPGEGSGVARSFYTAIALALLSNDKLPNLDCVQSVSKGMQASSTCHHDYNSNLMQRLRNRDRERERRSGGLRAGSRRDRDRDSRRQLSIDTRPFRPSSEGNPSDEPDPLPAHRQALGERLYPRVHAMQPAFASKITGMLLELSPAQLLLLLASEDSLRARVEEAMELLIAHGRENGADSILDLGLLEAPEKAQQQENRKRHGSTRSVVDMELDDPDDGDDNAPLFYQPGKRGFYSPRPGKNTEARLNCFRNIGRILGLCLLQNELCPITLNRHVIKVLLGRKVNWHDFAFFDPVMYESLRQLIRHSQAGEADAVFAAMDLAFAIDLCKEEGAGQVELLSGGVNMPVTPLNVYEYVRKYAEHRMLVVAEQPLHAMRKGLLDVLPKNALEDLTAEDFRLLVNGCGEVNVQMLISFTSFNDESGENADKLLQFKRWFWSIVEKMSMTERQDLVYFWTSSPSLPASEEGFQPMPSITIRPPDDQHLPTANTCISRLYVPLYSSKQILKQKLLLAIKTKNFGFV, encoded by the exons ATGACATCTATACACTTCGTGGTTCACCCGTTGCCCGGGACCGAGGATCAGCTCAATGACAG GCTCCGTGAAGTCTCAGAGAAACTCAACAAATACAGCTATAACAG TCATCCACACCTTAGTCTGTTAGAGCAGGCCACTCTAAAACAGTGTGTCGTCGGTCCAAACCATGCCGGATTTCTCCTTGAG GATGGACGCGTGTGCAGAATCAGCTTTGCAGTCCAGCCTGATCGCCTGGAGCTCAGCAAGCCGGATGGCAGCGATGG TTCAAAGTTGAGCAGTGGTTCAGGGACAGGAAGGAGCTCCAGGCCAGGCAGGACTAGTGATCCGCCCTGGTTCCTGTCTGGCTCTGACACACTTGGCAGACTGGCAGGCAACACCCTTGG GAGTCGCTGGAGCTCTGGCGTAAAtggaggcagtggaggaggtggaagtggaggaggagcaggaggaggtggcgCAGGAggtggcagcagtggaggaggagggagcggaggtggaggaggaggtggaggcacaTCGGGCAGGTCATCAACAGCAGCTCGTGATTCCCGTCGACAGACCAGGGTGATTCGTACAGGAAGGGATCGTGGCTCAGGTCTTCTAGGTAGCCAGCCTCAGCCTGTCATACCAGCTTCTGTCATCCCTGAAGAGCTTATTACTCAG GCCCAGGTAGTCCTTCAGGGGAAGTCCAGGAGTGTGATCATTAGGGAACTCCAGAGGACGAACCTGGATGTCAACCTTGCTGTCAACAACCTGCTGAGCCgggatgatgaagatggagatgatggagaCGACACGGCCAGCGAGTCCTACCTCCCTGGAG AGGACCTGATGTCCCTGTTGGATGCAGACATTCACTCAGCTCATCCCAGCGTCATTATTGATGCTGATGCCATGTTCTCAGAGGACATCAGCTACTTTGGCTACCCCTCTTTTAGACGCTCCTCGCTGTCTCGCCTTGGATCCTCCAGAG TTCTCCTTCTTCCCTTAGAGCGTGACTCAGAGCTGTTGCGTGAGCGTGAGTCTGTATTGAGGTTACGCGAGCGCCGGTGGCTGGATGGGGCCTCGTTCGACACAGAGCGAGGCTCCACCAGCCGTGAGGGCGAGCCCAGCTTGGACAAGAAGAGCATCCCAGTCCAGAGCCCTGTCTCCTTGGGAGAAGAACTCCAGTGGTGGCCTGACAAG GATGGTGTAAAGTTTGTGAGCATTGGAGCCATGTTCTCAGAGCTGGTGGCTGTCAGCTCCAAAGGAGAACTTTATCAGTGGAAGTGGAGTGAACCTGAACCTTATAGGAATGCACAG AATCCTTCCATTCATCATCCGCGTGTATCCTTTCTGGGTCTTGCCAATGAGAAGATCACCTTATTTTCTGCTAATAGCATCAGAGCCACTGTAGCTACGGAGACCAACAAG GTGGCAACCTGGGTGGATGACACACTGAGCACAGTGGCCTCTAAGCTGGAGCACAGTGCTCAGGCTTTCCCTGAGCTGCAGGGGGAACGTATGGTGTCATTGCACTGCTGTGCTCTCTACACGTGTGCACAGCTGGAGAATAGCCTCTACTGGTG GGGTGTTGTGCCTTTTAGTCAACGGAAGAAGATGCTTGAAAAGGCCAGAGCCAAGAACAAAAAGCCAAAGTCCAGCGCTGGCATCTCCTCGATACCCAACATCACCGTGGGAACACAG GTGTGTTTGAGGAATAACCCCCTCTACCATGCCGGTGCAGTGGCCTTTTCTGTCAGTGCTGGGATTCCCAAAGTGGGCGTCTTGTTGGAGTCTGTGTGGAACATGAACGACAGTTGCAGGTTCCAGCTGCGCTCACCAGAGAGCCTCAAGAACATGGAGAAGACCACTAAGACCCAGGAAATCAA GACGGAAAGCAAGCCAGAGCTGGTGAAGACTGAGATgggccctcctccctccccagcGTCTACCTGCAGTGATACCTCTTCCATTGCTAGCAGTGCCTCACTGCCCTACA AGCGAAGACGTTCTACTCCAGCTcccaaagaggaggagaaggtgaatGAGGAGCAGTGGCCCCTCAGGGAAGTGGTGTTTGTGGAGGATGTTAAAAATGTCCCTGTGGGAAAG GTGCTTAAAGTGGATGGTGCATATGTTGCTGTGAGGTTTCCAGGAACATCAAGCAGCATGAGCAACCAGAGcgcagctgctcctgctgactCAGACCCATCATCACTGTTGCAGGACTGTAGGCTCCTCAGAATAGATGAGCTCCAG GTGGTCAAAACTGGTGGGACTCCTAAAGTTCCTGATTGTTTTCAGCGCACCCCGAAAAAGCTCTGTATCCCAGAAAAGGCGGAGATTCTGGCTGTGAATGTTGACTCCAAAG GAGTCCACGCAGTGTTGAAAACTGGTAACTGGGTAAGGTACTGTATCTTTGACCTGGCCACAGGCAAAGCTGAACAGGAGAATAACTTCCCCACTAGCAACCTGGCCTTCCTTGGGCAGAGTGAGCGTAATGTTGCCATCTTCACTGCTGGACAG gaaTCTCCCATCATCCTTCGAGATGGAAATGGCACAATCTACCCTATGGCCAAAGACTGCATGGGTGGAATTCGAGATCCTGATTGGTTGGACCTGCCACCTATAAACAGCCTGGGAATGGGTGTGCACTCCCTGGCCAATCTCCCCTCTAACTCCACCATCAAAAAGAAAgctgctattattattatggctGTCGAG AAACAGACGCTGATGCAGCATGTTCTACGTTGTGACTATGAGGCATGTCGGCAGTACCTGGTGAACCTTGAGCAGGCTTTCCTGTTGGATCAGGGCAGCCAAGCCCTCGGAACACTCCTGGATCATCGCTGTGATGGAAACCGCAACATCCTccatgctgctgtctctgtctgcttccCTGTTAGTAACAAGGAGACCAAAGAAGAGGAAG AGGCTGAACGGTCGGAGAGAAACACTTTTGCAGagcgtctgtctgctgtggaggCAATTGCCAATGCCATCTCTGTGGTTTCAAGCAACAGTTCTGGAAATAGGACTGGCTCCTCCAGTAGCAGAGG GCTTCGTCTGAGGGAGATGATGCGCAGGTCTCTGAGAGCTGCAGGCCTTGGCCGTCATGAGTCTGGTCCATCATCCAGTGACCACCAGGACCCTGTGTCACCACCCATTGCCCCACCAAGTTGGGTCCCTGACCCCCCACCCATGGACCCTG ATGGTGACATTGATTTCATTCTAGCACCGGCTGTGGGTTCACTCACCACTGCCTCCACTGGGACCAGCCAGGGACCCAGCACCTCCACCATACCAG GGCCATCCACGGAGTCATCTGTGGTCGAATCTAAAGACAGGAAGGCCAACGCCCACCTTATCCTAAAGCTGATGTGTGACAGTGTTGTTCTGAGACCACACCTACGGGAGCTACTCTCTGCCAA GGATGCCCGTGGAATGACCCCATTCATGCTGGCAGTCAGTGGGCGAGCTTACCCGGCAGCCATCACTGTGCTGGAGGCTGCTCAGAAAATGGCCAAGA TGGGTGACCCAGGCATTGCAGAGAAGGAGGATGCCGACTCGGTGTTCATGGAAATGATTTGCCCCTCGGGCACCAACCCAGATGATTCGCCCCTCTATGTCCTCTGCTGCAACGACACCTGCAGTTTCACTTGGACTGGAGCTGAGCACATTAACCAG GATATCTTTGAGTGTCGGACCTGTGGTCTGCTGGAGtccctgtgctgctgcactgaatgtGCAAGGGTGTGTCACAAAGGACACGACTGCAA GCTGAAGAGGACCTCCCCCACAGCATACTGTGACTGTTGGGAGAAATGTAAGTGTAAAACACTCATCGCTGGGCAGAAGGCCGCTCGCCTGGATCTGCTGTACAGGTTACTCACAACCACTAACCTGGTCacaacaccaaacagcag GGGAGAACATATTTTACTGTTCCTGGTGCAGACTGTTGCCAGGCAGAGTGTTGAGCACTGTCAGTACAGACCACCACGCATCAGAGAAGACAGGAACCGCAAGGCTGCCAATGCAGAAG ACTCTGATATGCCAGACCATGACCTAGAACCTCCCCGCTTTGCTCAGCTGGCTCTGGAGAGGGTCCTGCAGGACTGGAATGCCCTCAAGTCTATGATCATGTTTGGCTCTCAGGAGAATAAAGACCC ACTTAGTGCCAGCAGCAGAATTGCTCACCTCCTGCCTGAAGAGCAGGTCTACTTGAATCAGCAGAGTGGCACCATTCGCCTTGACTGTTTCACTCACTGCCTCATTGTCAAGTGTGCTCCTGACATCACT TTCATAGATACCTTACTGGGTACACTAGTAAAGGAGCTGCAGAACAAATACACTCCTGGCCGGAGAGAGGAGGCGATCAACGTCACCAGGAGGTTCCTGCGCTCCGTAGCCCGGGTGTTTGTCATCCTCAGCGTGGAGATGGCCTCATCCAAGAAGAAAAA CAACTTCATCCCCCAGCCCATTGGGAAGTGTCGGCGAGTTTTCCAGGCTCTGCTGCCCTACGCTGTGGAGGAGCTGTGTAACGTAGCAGAGTCGCTGATTGTTCCCGTGCGAATGGGCATAGCCAGACCAACTGCTCCGTTCACTTTGGCCAGCACCAGTATTGATGCTGTTCAGGGCAGCGAGGAGCTCTTCTCTGTTGAACCGCTGCCTCCGAGACCCTCCCCTGACCAGTCCAGCAG cTCCAGCCAGACAGCTGCATCTTATATCATCAGGAACCCCCAGCCTCGGCGCAGCAGCCAGTCCCAGCCTGTCAGAGGAAGAGACGAGGAGCAGGATGACATCGTATCAGCagatgtggaggag GTTGAAGTTGTAGAGGGAGTAGCAGGTGAGGAAGACCATCATGATGACCAAGAGGAACAGGGAGAGGAAAATGCTGAGGCAGAAGGGCAGCATGATGAGCACGACGAGGACG GAAGTGACATGGAGCTGGATCTGCTCGCTGCAGCGGAAACGGAGAGCGATAGTGAAAGTAACCACAGCAATCAGGATAATGCTAGCGGGCGCAGGAGTGTGGTCACAGCAGCCACGGCTGGCTCTGAAGCAG GTGCCAGCAGTGTCCCCGCCTTCTTTTCAGAGGACGACTCTCAGTCCAATGACTCCAGTGACTCCGACAGCAGCAGTAGTCAGAGTGACGATGTTGACCAGGAGACGTTCCTGTTGGATGAGCCGCTGGAAAGGACGACCAGTGCTTCCCATGCCAACAGTGCAGCCCAGGCTCCTCGCTCTATGCAGTGGGCTGTTAGAAACACCCCCAGCCAGAGGGCCACTGGAAGTGCTCCCTCCAGCTCTTCAACACCAGCTG caagCTCCACAGGCCTGATATATATTGATCCTACCAACCTGCGTCGTTCCAGTGCTATCAgctccagtgctgctgctgctgcagctgctctggaggCCAGCAACTCCAGCAGTTATCTGACATCTGCCAGCAGCCTGGCGCGGGCCTACAGCATTGTCATCAGGCAGATCTCAGACCTCATGAGTCTGATTCCTAAGTACAACCATCTAGTCTACTCCCAGTACCCTGCTGCTGTAAAGCTCACCTACCAGGATGCAGTCAACCTGCAG AACTATGTTGAAGAAAAGCTCATTCCCACCTGGAACTGGATGGTGTCCATCATGGATTCCACCGAGGCTCAGTTGCGATATGGCTCAGCCCTGTCATCTGCTGGAGACCCAGGTCACCCCAGTCACCCACTCCACGCCTCTCAGCATTCTGCTCGCAGGGAACGCATGACAGCTCGGGAGGAGGCCAGCCTCCGAACCCTGGAAGGACGCAG GAGAGCAGCTACCCTGCTGACAGCTCGCCAGGGCATGATGTCGGCGCGGGGTGACTTCCTGAACTACGCCTTATCACTGATGCGCTCCCATAATGACGAGCACTCTGACGTGCTTCCTGTGCTGGACGTGTGCTCTCTGAAACACGTGGCCTATGTTTTCCAGGCTCTTATTTACTGGATTAAGGCCATGAACCAGCAGACCACTTTGGATACCccacagatggacagaaagag GAATCGAGAGATTTTGGAGCTTGGTTTGGACAATGAGGATTCTGAACACGAGAATGACGAGGACACCAATCAGA GTTCAACTCTGCAGGACAAGGATGAGGACCCAGTTCCAGCTGAGACGGGTCAGAACCACCCTTTTTTCCGGCGCTCTGACTCCATGACCTTCCTGGGCTGCATCCCACCCAACCCCTTCGATGTACCCCTGGCTGAGGCCATTCCACTGGCAGATCAGCCCCACCTCCTGCAG CCTAATGCCAGGAAGGAAGATCTGTTTGGTCGTCCCTCTCAGGGCTTGTACTCTTCCTCCTACATGGCAAGCAAAGGCCTGGCTGAGGCAAGCATGGACAGGAACTGCCTGGAGGTAAACATGGGCTCCTCTCTACCCTCCCCCTCTCAG ATCCTGCCCACTAAGATGTCTTACTCAGCCAACCTGAAGAATGTGATGAGTATGGAAACTGGCCAGCGGGGCACTGGGAACCAGCCACTTGCAGAGCAGGAGTTGGAGGCTTCGAAACCAGGCCCTTCACCCCATGACCTCGCTGCCCAGCTGAAGAGCAGCTTACTTGCTGAGATTGGCCTCACTGAGAGTGATGGACCTCCTCTCCCATCATTCAG ACCTCACTGTAGTTTTATGGGGATGATGATCTCACATGACATGCTGCTAGGCCGCTGGCGTCTGTCACTGGAACTCTTCGGTCGTGTGTTCATGGAGGATGTTGGAGCCGAGCCTGGATCG ATCCTCACAGAGTTAGGTGGCTTTGAGGTAAAGGAATCCAAGTTCCGTCGGGAGATGGAGAAGCTGAGGAACCTGCAGTCCCGAGACCTGGCCCTGGAGGTGGATCGGGATCGAGACCAGCTAATACAGCAGACCATGCGTCAGCTAAACACGCACTTTGGCAGGCGCTGCACAACCACACCCATGGCCGTGCACCGGGTGAAGGTCACCTTCAAAGATGAGCCAGGCGAGGGCAGCGGCGTGGCCCGCAGCTTCTACACGGCCATCGCCCTGGCCCTCCTCTCCAATGATAAGCTGCCCAATCTGGACTGTGTTCAGAGTGTCAGCAAGGGCATGCAGGCCAGCAGTACGTGTCATCACGATTACAATTCAA aCCTAATGCAGCGCTTGAGAAACAGAGAtcgggagagagagaggagaagtggAGGGCTTCGAGCAGGATCTCGGAGAGACCGAGACAG AGACTCAAGGAGGCAGCTGTCCATCGACACCAGGCCTTTCAGGCCCTCATCAGAGGGAAACCCCAGTGATGAGCCAGACCCTCTGCCTGCACACAGACAAGCCCTGGGTGAAAGGCTCTACCCACGTGTTCATGCAATGCAACCG gCGTTTGCCAGTAAAATCACAGGCATGTTGCTGGAGCTTTCCCCCGcacagctgcttctgctgctggctAGTGAGGATTCTCTCCGAGCCAGGGTGGAAGAGGCCATGGAGCTTCTCATTGCACATGGAAG GGAAAATGGTGCTGACAGCATATTGGACCTGGGTCTCCTGGAGGCTCCAGAGAAAGCACAA CAGCAGGAGAACCGTAAGCGTCACGGTTCAACCCGCAGTGTGGTTGACATGGAGCTGGACGACCCAGATGATGGGGACGACAACGCTCCTCTTTTCTACCAGCCTGGCAAACGAGGCTTCTACTCTCCTCGGCCTGGCAAGAACACAGAGGCCAGGCTGAATTGCTTTCGTAACATTGGCAG AATACTGGGGTTATGTCTGCTTCAGAATGAACTCTGTCCAATCACGTTGAACAGACATGTCATCAAAGTGCTGCTTGGGAGGAAG GTGAACTGGCATGACTTTGCATTCTTTGACCCGGTCATGTATGAGAGTCTGCGGCAGCTGATTCGCCATTCTCAGGCTGGTGAAGCAGATGCAGTGTTTGCTGCCATGGACCTGGCCTTTGCCATTGACCTCTGCAAAGAAGAAGGGGCTGGACAG GTGGAGCTTCTCTCTGGTGGGGTCAACATGCCAGTAACTCCCCTCAACGTGTATGAATACGTGAGGAAGTATGCTGAGCACAGAATGCTGGTGGTGGCTGAGCAACCTCTTCAT GCAATGAGGAAGGGTTTACTGGATGTGCTACCTAAGAACGCTCTGGAGGACCTGACAGCCGAGGACTTCAGGCTGCTGGTCAACGGCTGTGGAGAAGTCAACGTCCAGATGCTCATTAGCTTCACCTCTTTCAATGATGAATCTG GGGAAAATGCAGACAAACTACTGCAGTTTAAACGCTGGTTTTGGTCCATAGTGGAGAAGATGAGCATGACTGAGAGGCAAGATCTG GTGTACTTCTGGACCTCCAGCCCTTCCCTGCCAGCCAGCGAGGAGGGCTTCCAGCCGATGCCCTCCATCACCATCCGGCCTCCAGACGACCAGCACCTCCCCACAGCCAATACCTGCATCTCACGTCTCTACGTGCCACTCTATTCTTCAAAACAGATACTCAAACAGAAACTCCTGCTAGCCATTAAGACCAAGAATTTTGGTTTTGTGTAG